From Shewanella psychrophila, a single genomic window includes:
- the hxpB gene encoding hexitol phosphatase HxpB codes for MTSPKFKAVIFDMDGVLIDSEPSWQEAEFQTMKRLGLPISYEDTLQTTGLRIDQVVSYWYQRFPWANYDNEQTAKTIVDQVVNAITSDGQAMTGVESALEFCRTNDYKIGLATSSSNLIIEAVLNKLNIAHYFDAIESAEHLAYGKPHPEVYLNCAKAINLDPITCVAIEDSFNGLVAARAANMQTIAIPAVEQQDEPKWVIAHQQLKDLTELPEYLDSSS; via the coding sequence ATGACCTCGCCTAAGTTTAAAGCCGTCATTTTCGACATGGATGGAGTATTGATAGATTCCGAACCCAGCTGGCAAGAAGCTGAATTTCAGACCATGAAACGCTTAGGGCTACCTATATCTTATGAGGACACACTTCAAACAACGGGGTTGAGAATCGATCAGGTCGTCAGCTACTGGTATCAGAGATTTCCCTGGGCTAACTATGACAATGAGCAAACTGCTAAAACCATAGTCGATCAAGTTGTCAACGCGATTACAAGTGATGGCCAAGCCATGACTGGTGTGGAGAGTGCTCTCGAATTTTGCCGCACTAATGACTACAAGATAGGTTTAGCCACCTCATCGTCGAACCTTATCATAGAAGCTGTTTTAAACAAGCTCAACATAGCTCACTATTTCGATGCTATAGAGTCTGCCGAGCATCTTGCCTATGGCAAACCTCATCCCGAAGTATACCTAAACTGTGCCAAGGCAATAAATCTGGACCCTATAACTTGTGTTGCTATAGAAGACTCCTTCAATGGCTTAGTCGCCGCGAGGGCAGCCAATATGCAGACCATAGCGATTCCAGCAGTCGAGCAACAAGATGAACCCAAATGGGTCATAGCCCACCAGCAGCTCAAAGATCTAACGGAATTGCCGGAATACCTAGATTCTAGTTCCTAG
- the acnB gene encoding bifunctional aconitate hydratase 2/2-methylisocitrate dehydratase encodes MLEAYRKHVAERASEGVVPKPLDAHQVAELIEVIKNPPAGEEAFILDLLENRIPPGVDEAAYVKAGFLDAVAKGEVTSPILTSAHAVELLGTMQGGYNIEPLIAQLDVEAQAPLAVKALSKTLLMFDSFHDVVEKMQAGNEFAKQVVHAWADADWFLNRPKLDEKISLTVFKVTGETNTDDLSPAPDAWSRPDIPLHALAMLKNARDGIVPDEASTIGPIKEIEQLKSKGFPLVYVGDVVGTGSSRKSATNSVLWFMGDDIPNVPNKRGGGFCLGGKIAPIFFNTMEDAGALPIELDVTKMNMGDVIDIYPYKGIVKRHDSDEVISEFSLKTEVLMDEVRAGGRIPLIIGRGLTARAREVLKLEDSTVFVLPKDVADTGKGYTLAQKMVGKACGVTGIRPGQYCEPKMTSVGSQDTTGPMTRDELKDLACLGFSADLTMQSFCHTSAYPKPVDVNTHHTLPDFIMNRGGVSLRPGDGVIHSWLNRMLLPDTVGTGGDSHTRFPIGISFPAGSGLVAFAAATGVMPLDMPESVLVRFKGEMQPGITLRDLVHAIPLKAIDMGLLTVEKQGKVNFFSGRVLEIEGLESLKVEQAFELSDASAERSAAGCSIKLDKEPIIEYLNSNIVMLKWMIAEGYGDRRTIERRITAMQDWLANPELLAADADAEYAAVIEIDLSDIKEPILCAPNDPDDAVLLSDVKDTKIDEVFVGSCMTNIGHFRATGKMLDKFATSLPTRLWIAPPTKMDRDQLTEEGYYAIFGRVGARVETPGCSLCMGNQARVADGVTVVSTSTRNFPNRLGTGANVYLASAELAAVAALLGRLPSADEYQTYAKELDATAADTYRYLNFDKMQSYTEKAAEVIFQSAV; translated from the coding sequence GTGCTAGAAGCATATCGTAAACACGTCGCAGAACGTGCTTCAGAGGGCGTAGTCCCTAAGCCATTAGATGCCCATCAAGTGGCCGAGTTAATCGAAGTCATTAAAAACCCACCAGCGGGAGAAGAGGCATTTATCCTCGACCTGCTTGAGAACAGAATTCCACCAGGAGTAGATGAAGCCGCATATGTTAAAGCGGGTTTCCTGGATGCTGTGGCCAAAGGTGAAGTTACATCGCCAATTCTAACATCGGCACACGCTGTTGAGCTACTTGGCACCATGCAGGGCGGCTATAACATCGAGCCTTTGATAGCTCAGTTGGATGTGGAGGCGCAAGCGCCTTTAGCTGTTAAAGCCTTATCAAAGACTTTGCTGATGTTTGACTCTTTTCACGATGTGGTTGAGAAGATGCAAGCGGGTAATGAATTTGCTAAACAGGTTGTCCATGCGTGGGCCGATGCCGATTGGTTCCTCAATCGTCCTAAGCTAGATGAGAAGATCTCTCTCACTGTGTTTAAAGTCACTGGTGAAACTAACACAGATGACTTGTCTCCGGCTCCCGATGCCTGGTCTCGCCCTGATATTCCTTTGCATGCGTTAGCTATGCTTAAGAATGCTCGTGACGGTATTGTACCCGATGAGGCTAGTACTATCGGTCCAATCAAGGAGATCGAACAACTTAAGTCTAAAGGTTTCCCATTAGTCTATGTTGGTGATGTTGTCGGGACAGGTTCTTCACGTAAGTCGGCGACTAACTCAGTGCTATGGTTCATGGGTGATGATATCCCTAATGTGCCTAATAAGCGCGGTGGCGGCTTCTGTTTAGGTGGTAAGATCGCTCCAATCTTCTTCAATACCATGGAAGATGCCGGTGCCTTACCTATCGAACTCGATGTGACCAAGATGAATATGGGCGATGTTATCGATATCTACCCATACAAAGGCATAGTTAAGCGTCACGATAGCGATGAAGTTATCTCTGAGTTCAGTCTAAAAACTGAGGTCTTGATGGATGAAGTACGTGCCGGTGGCCGTATCCCATTGATCATCGGACGTGGCCTTACGGCTCGCGCTCGTGAAGTACTTAAGCTTGAAGATTCAACTGTCTTCGTATTACCGAAAGATGTGGCCGATACGGGTAAAGGTTATACCCTTGCTCAGAAGATGGTTGGTAAAGCTTGTGGTGTTACCGGTATTCGTCCGGGTCAATACTGTGAGCCTAAGATGACTTCGGTAGGTTCGCAAGATACTACCGGTCCTATGACTCGTGATGAGCTTAAAGATCTGGCGTGTCTTGGTTTCAGTGCCGATTTGACCATGCAGTCATTCTGCCACACTTCGGCTTATCCTAAGCCAGTGGATGTGAACACTCACCATACGCTTCCTGACTTTATCATGAACCGTGGCGGTGTATCTCTGCGCCCGGGTGACGGAGTTATTCACTCTTGGTTAAACCGTATGCTACTACCTGATACTGTCGGTACCGGTGGTGATTCTCATACTCGTTTCCCAATTGGTATCTCTTTCCCTGCGGGTTCCGGTCTGGTGGCTTTCGCCGCTGCGACAGGTGTTATGCCTCTGGATATGCCTGAGTCAGTCTTGGTACGTTTTAAAGGTGAGATGCAACCGGGTATCACCTTACGTGATCTGGTACACGCTATTCCACTTAAAGCCATCGATATGGGTCTATTGACCGTAGAGAAGCAAGGAAAAGTGAACTTCTTTTCTGGTCGAGTGCTTGAGATTGAAGGCCTTGAAAGCTTGAAAGTTGAGCAGGCATTTGAATTGTCTGACGCTTCAGCCGAGCGTAGTGCTGCTGGTTGTAGCATCAAGCTGGACAAAGAGCCTATCATCGAATATCTAAACTCCAACATCGTGATGTTGAAGTGGATGATTGCTGAAGGTTATGGGGATCGTCGTACTATCGAACGTCGTATCACTGCGATGCAAGACTGGTTAGCTAATCCTGAGTTGTTGGCTGCCGATGCAGATGCGGAATATGCTGCCGTTATCGAAATCGACTTGAGCGATATTAAAGAGCCTATTCTTTGTGCTCCAAACGATCCTGATGATGCAGTACTGCTATCAGACGTTAAGGACACTAAGATTGACGAAGTCTTCGTCGGTTCTTGTATGACCAACATAGGGCATTTCCGCGCCACAGGTAAGATGTTGGATAAGTTTGCCACTAGCTTGCCGACACGTCTATGGATCGCGCCACCGACTAAGATGGATCGCGATCAGCTTACCGAAGAAGGTTACTACGCCATATTCGGTCGTGTTGGGGCTCGTGTAGAGACCCCTGGGTGCTCTCTATGTATGGGTAATCAGGCACGTGTTGCTGATGGTGTGACTGTAGTATCTACCTCTACTCGTAACTTCCCTAACCGTCTTGGTACTGGTGCTAATGTTTATCTGGCTTCTGCTGAACTAGCTGCCGTAGCGGCTCTGTTAGGTCGTCTGCCTTCTGCGGATGAATATCAGACTTATGCGAAAGAGTTGGATGCGACAGCGGCTGATACCTATCGTTACCTGAACTTCGATAAGATGCAGTCTTATACTGAGAAAGCGGCTGAAGTCATCTTCCAGTCGGCAGTATAA
- a CDS encoding M13 family metallopeptidase yields MKRVSKLAVGIALSLGLAACSNEPTTPVVQQAAKVSGVEKVNFDNSVRHQDDFYYSVNGHWLANTPIPADKSNYGAFSVLYERSQNALKKIIDEAAAKPNKAVGSSEQKVGDFYASYMNTDVIEKLGVSPLSEQLSDIALAKDHDDIASLMGSLLVSGVQMPFGFYVNNDAKNSTQYAVYLYQSGLTLPDRDYYLKDDDKFVENRAALNAYVADVMTQAGSKDAERVADSVAQIETFIAQSQWSRVESRDANKSYNKMDKAELQSKVTNFDFVQFAASANIDKVAEAIVRQPSYFEKFGAQFTNFSVSQWQDYLSFHLVDSYAELLSKNFVDLHFAFHSKTLMGIEEQKPRWKKAVDASDQVIGELVGKEYVKQHFKPEAKQRMEGLIQDLIKGFEVSINELEWMSPETKVAAQEKLAKFTYKIGYPDKWKDYTDLKIKADQLVGNYQRYAEFEYKTMLDKLGKPIDRTEWHMTPQTVNAYYNPVMNEIVFPAAILQPPFFNMDADDAVNFGGIGAVIGHEISHGFDDQGAKYDGDGNLRDWWTDADRAEFQKRGAQLSAQYGGYEALPGKHVNGDLTLGENIGDLGGLTVAARSYHLSLNGKQSPIIDGLTGEQRLFIGWSQVWRRNYRDEELGRRLMTDSHSPSHFRAMGTPRNIPAFYQAFDVKEGDKMFLAPEDRVKIW; encoded by the coding sequence ATGAAGAGAGTAAGTAAATTGGCAGTAGGCATTGCCTTAAGCTTAGGTCTAGCAGCATGTAGTAACGAACCTACTACACCTGTAGTACAACAAGCCGCCAAGGTGTCAGGTGTGGAGAAGGTAAACTTCGATAACTCAGTTCGTCATCAAGATGACTTCTACTATAGCGTTAATGGACATTGGCTTGCCAACACTCCTATTCCTGCGGATAAGTCTAACTACGGTGCCTTTTCTGTACTCTATGAACGGAGTCAGAATGCGCTGAAGAAAATTATCGATGAGGCAGCGGCAAAGCCGAATAAAGCCGTGGGTTCCAGTGAGCAGAAAGTCGGTGATTTTTATGCCAGTTACATGAATACCGATGTCATCGAAAAACTAGGGGTCAGCCCCCTAAGCGAACAGCTTAGTGATATCGCGCTGGCAAAAGATCATGACGATATCGCCAGCCTTATGGGAAGCTTGCTTGTCAGTGGTGTGCAGATGCCTTTTGGTTTCTACGTTAACAATGATGCTAAAAACTCGACTCAGTATGCGGTCTATCTGTATCAGTCGGGCCTGACACTACCGGATCGTGATTATTACCTGAAAGATGATGATAAGTTTGTCGAGAATCGAGCCGCATTGAACGCTTACGTTGCCGATGTCATGACTCAAGCCGGTAGCAAAGATGCCGAGCGAGTCGCGGACAGTGTCGCTCAAATTGAGACGTTTATTGCTCAGAGTCAGTGGAGCCGTGTCGAGTCCCGTGATGCCAATAAGAGCTATAACAAGATGGATAAGGCCGAGCTACAGTCTAAGGTTACTAACTTCGATTTCGTTCAGTTCGCCGCCAGTGCCAATATCGATAAAGTCGCCGAGGCGATAGTTCGTCAGCCTTCCTATTTTGAGAAGTTCGGTGCCCAGTTCACTAACTTCTCAGTATCCCAGTGGCAAGATTATCTCTCTTTCCATTTAGTAGACAGCTATGCTGAGCTATTGAGTAAAAATTTCGTCGATCTTCACTTTGCTTTTCATAGTAAAACATTGATGGGTATCGAAGAGCAGAAGCCGCGCTGGAAAAAGGCTGTGGATGCGTCGGATCAGGTGATCGGTGAGCTTGTGGGCAAAGAGTACGTAAAGCAGCACTTTAAACCTGAAGCGAAACAGAGAATGGAAGGCTTGATCCAAGACTTGATTAAAGGTTTCGAAGTTAGCATCAACGAACTCGAATGGATGTCCCCAGAGACTAAGGTCGCGGCTCAAGAGAAGCTTGCTAAGTTCACTTATAAGATAGGTTATCCGGATAAGTGGAAAGACTACACAGATCTCAAGATTAAAGCGGATCAATTGGTGGGCAACTATCAACGCTATGCTGAATTCGAATATAAGACCATGCTAGATAAACTCGGAAAGCCTATCGATCGCACCGAATGGCACATGACGCCGCAGACGGTTAATGCTTACTATAATCCTGTGATGAATGAGATCGTATTCCCAGCAGCTATATTACAGCCTCCTTTTTTCAATATGGACGCCGATGACGCGGTGAATTTCGGTGGCATAGGTGCGGTTATCGGTCATGAAATCAGTCATGGTTTCGATGATCAAGGGGCTAAGTATGATGGCGATGGTAATCTGAGAGACTGGTGGACCGATGCCGATCGCGCTGAGTTCCAGAAACGTGGTGCCCAACTGTCGGCCCAGTATGGGGGTTATGAGGCTCTGCCGGGTAAACACGTTAATGGTGACTTGACCTTAGGTGAGAATATTGGTGACCTTGGCGGTTTGACCGTTGCGGCTCGTTCTTACCATCTGAGTCTTAATGGTAAACAATCACCGATTATAGATGGTTTAACGGGTGAACAACGCTTATTTATCGGTTGGTCTCAAGTGTGGCGTCGTAACTACCGCGACGAGGAGCTAGGTCGTCGCCTGATGACAGATTCTCATTCACCGAGTCACTTCCGCGCCATGGGCACACCGCGTAACATCCCGGCTTTCTATCAAGCCTTCGATGTGAAAGAGGGTGATAAAATGTTCTTAGCGCCGGAAGATCGCGTCAAGATCTGGTAA
- a CDS encoding patatin-like phospholipase family protein has protein sequence MTRSLTFLLILLLSFSAFSEEVRPKIGLVLSGGGAKGAAHIGVLKVLEENRIPVDYIAGTSIGAYVAGMYALGYSAAEIEKIMLNENWSNGYSDTIPRQALSYRNKQQRDRFNLPLNMGYSDDKVKVPNGLLRGQTMSQLLQRSTGLVNQFGHFDELAIPYRAVATDLETSNAVVISNGSIVKAMQASATVPGALQPVDYEGKLLIDGGIGNNMPVDVVKALGADIIIAVDIGSSLVKKEELTSTVAVLNQLSTMLTNASTERQKELLTQDDILIRPDVGEMSTTDFTIMPQAFILGEEAAREHLISLQGLSVDKEAFETYLARKRQISRQWLDDIDHPIVNIVFNNESQVSESLLRETLGIQEGEVVTQEKLAEGVAAIYSLDKFERVNAEFIDTDQGRVLSLNTYAKSWGPNYFQLGFSWEDDFSLDSAASFDLAYTLTDLTDTGGEWRNELKLGYEKLISTEFYQPLDYDQAFYSRAKLSYEIKDWEFFDASSRILQLKQKQYRADVGIGYNYVKEGMIELGITGETGDLENGFFPEGLEYESYGGYFKFGYDDLDSINFPTSGNRFTLDAYYRKEYNPTLFYSGLDELKENSLQIELDWRGALSVGNHAFVGIASLATVSKDDGFSVHVSELGGFLNLSGYHKNALVGPHKIFGAFVYQYDLGRDVLGMTDYPLYLGASIEAGNVWELREHVDLDDLIYSGSLYFGTDTSMGPAAIGFGWADDGEKAIFLFIGKNW, from the coding sequence ATGACACGTTCACTTACTTTTCTTCTCATATTACTCCTTAGTTTTTCAGCGTTTTCTGAAGAAGTACGCCCTAAAATTGGTTTGGTACTGAGTGGTGGCGGGGCTAAAGGTGCCGCTCATATCGGTGTGCTTAAAGTATTGGAAGAAAATCGTATTCCGGTTGATTATATTGCTGGAACTAGCATAGGTGCCTATGTTGCTGGCATGTATGCCCTTGGTTATAGTGCCGCAGAAATTGAGAAGATCATGCTCAATGAAAATTGGTCAAATGGTTATTCAGACACCATTCCAAGACAGGCTTTGAGTTACCGCAATAAGCAGCAGAGAGATAGATTTAACCTCCCCTTAAATATGGGCTATAGCGACGATAAGGTTAAAGTACCTAATGGTTTATTACGTGGCCAGACTATGTCGCAATTACTGCAGCGCTCAACTGGCTTAGTGAACCAATTTGGTCACTTCGATGAGCTTGCCATTCCCTATCGCGCCGTGGCGACGGATCTGGAAACGAGCAATGCTGTGGTTATCAGTAATGGCAGTATTGTTAAGGCGATGCAGGCGTCGGCCACTGTTCCCGGTGCGCTGCAGCCTGTGGATTATGAGGGCAAATTGCTAATTGACGGAGGGATCGGCAATAACATGCCAGTGGATGTCGTTAAGGCATTAGGTGCAGATATCATCATAGCCGTGGATATTGGCTCATCCTTGGTGAAGAAAGAGGAGTTAACCAGTACCGTCGCCGTGCTCAATCAGCTTTCAACCATGCTGACCAATGCCAGTACCGAACGACAGAAGGAGCTCTTAACCCAAGACGATATTCTTATTCGTCCTGATGTGGGAGAGATGAGTACCACAGATTTTACCATCATGCCCCAAGCTTTTATATTAGGTGAAGAGGCTGCGCGTGAACACTTGATAAGCCTGCAGGGTCTGAGTGTTGATAAAGAGGCGTTTGAAACTTATCTAGCCAGAAAGAGACAGATCAGCCGTCAATGGCTCGATGATATCGATCATCCCATCGTGAATATTGTGTTCAACAATGAATCGCAAGTCAGTGAGTCTCTTTTGCGAGAAACCTTAGGCATCCAAGAAGGGGAGGTGGTAACTCAGGAGAAACTGGCAGAGGGAGTCGCCGCTATTTATTCACTGGATAAATTTGAGCGCGTCAATGCAGAGTTTATCGATACCGATCAAGGCAGAGTATTGAGCCTTAATACCTATGCTAAATCTTGGGGGCCAAATTATTTCCAGTTGGGCTTTAGCTGGGAAGATGATTTCTCTCTAGACTCGGCGGCCTCATTCGATCTGGCCTACACCTTAACTGATTTGACTGATACCGGCGGCGAATGGCGCAATGAGCTCAAGTTAGGTTATGAAAAGTTGATTTCAACTGAATTTTACCAACCATTGGATTATGACCAAGCCTTCTATAGTCGGGCCAAATTGAGCTATGAGATTAAGGACTGGGAGTTTTTCGATGCCAGCTCCAGAATACTGCAACTTAAACAGAAACAGTACCGTGCCGATGTCGGAATTGGGTATAACTATGTCAAAGAGGGCATGATTGAACTTGGTATTACCGGTGAAACAGGAGACTTGGAGAATGGATTTTTTCCCGAAGGTCTAGAGTATGAGTCATACGGTGGATATTTTAAATTTGGCTATGACGATCTCGATAGCATTAATTTCCCCACATCGGGTAATCGCTTTACTTTAGATGCTTACTACCGCAAGGAATACAATCCAACTCTCTTTTACTCTGGGCTTGATGAGCTAAAGGAGAATTCTCTGCAAATTGAGCTGGATTGGCGCGGCGCATTGAGTGTGGGTAACCATGCATTTGTCGGTATAGCATCACTAGCCACAGTCAGTAAGGATGATGGCTTTAGTGTACATGTATCTGAACTCGGTGGATTCTTAAATCTCTCCGGTTATCATAAAAATGCCTTGGTTGGCCCCCATAAAATTTTCGGTGCATTCGTGTATCAATATGATCTAGGAAGGGATGTACTGGGCATGACAGATTACCCTCTCTATTTGGGAGCGAGCATCGAGGCGGGTAATGTCTGGGAGTTAAGAGAGCATGTGGATCTAGACGATCTCATCTATTCCGGTAGCCTATATTTTGGAACTGATACCAGCATGGGGCCTGCGGCGATTGGATTTGGTTGGGCCGATGATGGCGAGAAGGCCATATTCCTGTTTATAGGCAAGAACTGGTAA
- a CDS encoding patatin-like phospholipase family protein, with amino-acid sequence MMRLLTLLLLPSLCFSAFAEEVRPKIGLVLSGGGAKGAAHIGVLKILEENRIPVDYIAGTSIGAYVAGMYALGYSATEIEKIMLNENWSDGYSDTIPRQALSYRNKQQRDRFNLPLNMGYSDDEVKVPNGLLRGQTMSQLLQRSTGLVNQFGHFDELAIPYRAVATDLETSNAVVISNGSIVKAMQASATVPGALQPVEYEGKLLIDGGIGNNMPVDVVKALGADIIIAVDIGSSLVKKEELTSTVAVLNQLSTMLTNASTERQKLLLTQDDILIRPDVGKMSTTDFTIMPKAFILGEQAAREHLISLQGLSVSDDEFKVYLARKKQLSRRWLDDIDHPIVNIVFNNDSKVSDSMLREVLDIEEGEVVTQERLAKGIADVYALDKFERVNAEFIDTDQGRVLSLNTHAKSWGPNYFQLGFSWEDDFSLDSAVSFDLAYTLTDLTDTGGEWRNELKLGYEKLISSEFYQPLDYDQSFYSRAKLSYEIKDWEIFDNNSRLLKLKQSQYRADVGIGYNYVKEGMIELGITGEKGDLDDGLFSEDSEYQSYGGYFKFGYDDLDSINFPTSGNRFTFDAHYRKEKNPNIFFSGLDDHEEYSIQLELDWRGALSLGNHAFVGIASLATVDIEQGFSLHLSELGGFLNLSGYHKNALVGPHKIFGAFVYQYDLGRDVLGMTDYPLYLGASIEAGNVWKLREHVDLDDLIYSGSLYFGTDTSMGPAAIGFGWADDGEKAIFLFIGKNW; translated from the coding sequence ATGATGCGTTTACTCACCTTACTTCTCCTGCCCTCGCTATGCTTTTCGGCATTCGCAGAGGAGGTGCGGCCTAAGATCGGTCTGGTACTCAGTGGTGGTGGAGCCAAGGGCGCCGCACATATTGGTGTACTTAAGATATTGGAAGAAAATCGCATTCCTGTCGATTATATTGCCGGAACTAGCATAGGTGCTTATGTCGCTGGCATGTATGCCCTAGGATACAGCGCCACTGAAATTGAGAAGATCATGCTCAATGAGAATTGGTCAGACGGTTATTCAGATACAATTCCAAGACAGGCCTTGAGTTACCGCAATAAACAGCAGAGAGATAGATTTAACCTCCCGTTAAATATGGGCTATAGCGACGATGAGGTTAAGGTTCCTAATGGTTTATTGCGTGGCCAGACCATGTCGCAATTACTCCAGCGCTCAACTGGCTTAGTGAACCAGTTTGGTCACTTCGATGAACTCGCCATTCCTTATCGTGCCGTAGCGACGGATCTGGAAACGAGTAATGCTGTCGTTATCAGTAATGGCAGCATAGTTAAGGCGATGCAGGCATCGGCCACAGTACCCGGTGCGCTGCAACCAGTGGAATATGAGGGTAAATTGCTAATCGATGGCGGTATCGGCAATAACATGCCTGTTGATGTCGTCAAAGCATTAGGTGCGGATATTATTATTGCCGTGGATATTGGCTCATCTTTGGTGAAAAAAGAGGAATTAACCAGTACCGTCGCCGTACTCAATCAGCTTTCAACCATGCTAACCAATGCCAGCACGGAACGACAGAAGCTGCTCTTAACCCAAGACGATATTCTTATTCGTCCTGATGTTGGAAAGATGAGTACTACTGACTTTACCATCATGCCCAAGGCTTTCATATTAGGTGAGCAGGCAGCGCGGGAGCACTTGATAAGCCTACAGGGATTAAGTGTCAGTGATGATGAGTTTAAAGTTTATTTAGCGAGAAAGAAGCAGTTGAGCCGTCGCTGGCTCGATGATATCGATCACCCCATCGTTAATATTGTGTTTAATAATGATTCGAAAGTCAGTGATTCTATGTTGCGGGAAGTACTCGATATAGAAGAGGGGGAAGTGGTTACTCAAGAGAGGCTAGCTAAGGGCATTGCCGATGTTTATGCTTTGGACAAGTTTGAGCGCGTTAATGCAGAGTTTATCGATACCGACCAAGGCAGAGTATTGAGCCTTAATACCCATGCTAAATCTTGGGGGCCAAATTATTTTCAATTGGGCTTCAGTTGGGAGGATGATTTCTCCTTGGATTCTGCTGTTTCATTCGATCTGGCCTATACCTTGACGGATTTGACCGATACTGGTGGTGAATGGCGCAATGAGCTCAAGTTAGGTTATGAAAAGTTGATTTCCAGCGAGTTTTATCAGCCTCTGGATTATGATCAGTCTTTCTATAGCAGGGCTAAATTGAGCTACGAGATTAAAGATTGGGAGATTTTCGATAATAATTCCAGATTACTCAAACTTAAGCAGTCACAGTACCGCGCCGATGTAGGTATCGGGTATAACTATGTTAAAGAGGGCATGATTGAACTTGGTATTACCGGTGAGAAAGGGGATTTGGATGATGGGTTGTTTTCTGAAGATTCAGAGTACCAATCATACGGTGGATATTTTAAGTTTGGCTACGATGATCTCGATAGTATTAACTTCCCTACATCGGGTAATCGCTTTACTTTTGATGCCCACTACCGAAAGGAAAAGAACCCAAACATTTTCTTTTCGGGCTTAGATGATCACGAAGAGTATTCTATTCAACTTGAATTGGATTGGCGCGGCGCATTGAGTTTGGGTAACCATGCATTTGTTGGTATTGCTTCGCTAGCCACTGTAGATATAGAGCAAGGCTTTAGCCTGCATTTGTCAGAACTCGGTGGTTTCTTGAATCTTTCCGGTTACCATAAAAATGCCTTGGTAGGTCCCCATAAGATTTTCGGCGCATTCGTGTATCAATATGATCTAGGCCGGGATGTGCTGGGCATGACAGATTATCCTCTCTATTTGGGAGCGAGTATTGAGGCAGGCAATGTCTGGAAGCTAAGAGAACATGTGGATCTGGATGATCTCATCTATTCCGGCAGCCTGTATTTTGGAACCGACACCAGTATGGGGCCTGCTGCAATAGGTTTTGGTTGGGCCGATGATGGCGAGAAAGCCATATTCTTGTTTATTGGTAAGAACTGGTAA